The Gossypium hirsutum isolate 1008001.06 chromosome D02, Gossypium_hirsutum_v2.1, whole genome shotgun sequence region GTATAGAGAATGTCATGAGCTCCTAACTAAATGCTCCTGGGCTTTTAAAGGGTTGTCTCTAATCATTCTCAATGTGTTACGTGTTCCCATGTATTAATTTTGGACTCTCTAAGGATTTAGCTTACGTATTGATATCTTTTCATTATAGGTATGATCATTTTAAAAAGTTTAGCCTTTATGTAAGCAATCCTTAAAAGGTTGGGACTTAATTTGAGCATTTAGCATGAAAAAATATGTTAAGTtgtctaaatttaaaatttttatagaaaattatttaaaatattaaattaaaaacaatatgtattttaaaaaaaatatgggtGGCTTAAAACGAGTTTGagttaatcatttacaaatacaAACAAgtttatgcaaaattttaggaTAATGTTTCAAGCCTGAACTTGGCAACTATTTCCATATTGGAGCTTAAACTTTTTTTAGTCCAAGTTAGGCCTTGAACTTGGCGATTATTCCCGCATTGGACCTTGAATTTTTTTCTCCAAGTTAGGCCTAACTTGACAATTCTTCCCCATTGGGGCTtgaatttttttgtccaagttaatcCTTGATATTTTCTTAAAACCCTAAAGTTTATACTCTAATGtgagaacaattgtcaagttcagggattaacttagacaaaaaaagtttaagccccaatgtgagaaaatttaccaaatttaggcctcaaataataatttaaccctAAATAATATAGATTATTAAATATAGGAAAAGCATTGTGAGCCCAACTTCTACATTATTCGATTCCACTATTTATCTATTGACATGCGTGGTCGCGTGGGCGTACGATATGAACAAATGGTTACAAAGCCCAAAGcaaataatgaatttaaaaaaaaaaagggggcatTTTCTAATTTTCTATTCAATCCAACTTCAATAAACATAACACGTGCACTCCAAACATTCTTCTTACTTATTTTTCCCTCACTTTCTCGGGAAAAAATGTTAAAGTAATTGAAACAGAAGTGGAGATGCTGTGTAAAAAGAAGGTCATGCTTTGAGTAAGAAAAGCATAATTGGAGTTGCTGTtagtttatgtattttttttaataaaggtCATTGCTCCTGTATTAAGAGTCAGATTACATTTTGTctcttctactaaaaaaatgggtaaattaatctttgtacattagattaaagagcaaattggtcattctATAAAAAATTGCATCTAGTTCACTGATAAAAATTGGTCATTGTACATCAACATAAAGTACACGTCTCCTTCTAATTATTTCATTAGCTATGTCAATTTTTATCGATACAagtgaatgaatttttttaataaaaatgacaatTTGCCCTTTGATTTAACgtaaagggactaatttgtttatttttttagtagaagaGCAGATAAAATCATATACCATTAAAGTTTACTTTTGAAATATGAGGCCTATTGGTCGAGTTCATTTTTTTTAGTGTGTGAGTTGTACAAAAAAATAACTTCGAAAGTAAATCAATTTCTGCTATTAGTTTATGTATTGTACGAAAATTGTTGATTTAGTCAATGTatcttaatttgaattttttagtcctggaattttttaaaaaaaaaaattgaaactccAATCTTAATCAAATGATGATTGTTAAGTTCGTTAAGTTAAATTATGCGAAAATCTTATGCAgcaaaacatattatcacatgGTCAATATTATGTTAGgttgttattttcacataatcCTCACATAAAGACCAtgttattttagttaataaatttaacaactaTCGTTTAAGTTAGGACTAAATTTTTGAAAGTTGAAAACAAATGgactaaaattgataaatttggaGAATAGAGACTAAATACACAACTTATAAGACTAATAATAGAATTTGACCTAACAGATTTAATTGCTACCATTTGGATCATAATTGAAATTtcagaatttaaaaatacaaaaactaaaattaaccaataaaattaatataattgaaatatatgaactaaatccAAAAGTTTCATACAGAAACCAACAacaaaatttaatcataaaattaaaaagacaGAAAGActaaataatttgatatttttgaaagcaaattaaccaaaatattgTTGCTAAAAAAGCAACAAATTAAAAGACAATcatgaaaaaatttgaaatttgtattAAACCCAAATtcggataaataaaaaatatattaattatttgttcAACAATTGATCTGACCTTATGTAAATTTCAAACTTTATTCAACATGTACCTCACTGAGAAATTTTTTTTgggatcaaaattaaattgtatatatttacgatagtaaaaatgtaattttattattttaataatttatatttttataatttttaaatggttgaatcaaatttttatcattttgagagatcaaaatacaattttactattactaatttaaatttgtataaattataaagaacttaaattggaaatttaccattttaggtGGCGATGACGCACTGGTTCCTTAGTGGCTCCGCCACTGCCTTCACtctaaattaattgaaaaatatcttccgttaattaattttatattgacTTATGGGATGCACATTATCTCTTTTTAATTGGGATAACAAATTTTATGGGCCATTAATTCGAataacaattattatttttataaaaaataattaaataaattatgaataaatgttttttgttatttttagatataaaacaattaaacataaatattaataaggtataataataaatttagccttcaatttttataatttttctcaatttgatccttttttaagctaaatttaacCATTAATCTTTAGAACAATAGCCAAATTGCTATTTATTGACTGAAGTGATGACtagaatattaatttttaacaatattggTGTGACAATCcaaatagtaatttttttgtaCTTCATGCTGACATAGCACAATTtatcttatatttttaaaattaaaaaaaagcatgTAGTACACATGACTTGCTATTTGAgttgtcatgtttaaaaatttaatgttttattttgtatttctattaaaaaaacatttcaacttttttaaaaaGGTCGAgcgtaaaatttaattaaaaataaaaataaaaatcaaattgataaaagatgtaaacatcaatgattaaatttatcattattcatttaaatactcatattattagtaaaaataaaaataaaaacaaggttAGTTATTACTGTTAGCTTCTTATAGGCGCTAATACGCATAGCTAGGTATATAGttattttttaacaatctcattataagttctgatcatattagttttttttttaaatataatgtttagaactacccataattccttcccaactcataaatagaaaCAAGGGAGAAGCCAGAACAATTTTTTTGGgggcgaatgaaattttaattttttatagtctatatctttataatttaaaggattaaattaaaattttataattttaagggggccaaagtgtaattttatatttactaatttaatttttttttaaagttccatTTTAAGGAGGGCCGAGGCCACTACCAGCCCTACCAGCCCTTCTAGATTCACCTCTGAATAGAAGGATGATGCGCTTCGATGCACTCGAACCCAAATACTTTTGCATTAGTAACAATACTCAtactaatcgagttaagacttaATCTACTATAGgttttactaaatatttatttttgtactaATTAATATAATCTTATTAAACCCTtataaattaatgttttttattgAGATATTTATCAGTCAAATTCAAATATAGTTGGGACTTGGGAGGCAGACGTTTTTGCATCTTCCGTTAATTGtcaattttaaagaataaaaaaatcgaAGGGGAAAGAGAAACAAAATATCCAACGTGACGTCATGAATGTCTCTCCCTCTATCTcctttattattttaaggtttaattgTGCCTTCAGTCACTATACTTTTAGGATTTTTGAAAATTAGtcaattctttttttaattttaggaatCTATTCCATCTATTGccgatttaaaaattaaattctaattgataacatattatttgactcttgttaaatttaaatttatttatctattggattttaaattttaaatcagaaatatgaatattaaaacatcacattttcatatttaagAGAAATTCATTGACAATGTTATTAATTATACTTTGATCTTCAAATCTAACAAGTAGAGAGTAGGGTTGAAGCCAAAAATTTCATGTTGGGGgtcaagataaaaaaaataaaaattaagaggGTCCATAGGTAAAAAATGTTgttaaaatggattaaattaaagtatttatttttgGAGGGCCACATATGAAAAATATTGTTTAGCTAAAGCTGGAAAGAGGATTGAATTGAACTATTTATACTTAATAGGAAATAAAAAGTGAAACTATACCATTTAGCTACTGGGAGCCAAGGTCCACCTCTCTCGGCGTGGTCCTGGTAGGAGACTAAATTAGTGGAAGAAAAGGATAAAGTAATATTTAGTCCCTCAACTTGCTTACCTTAGTCCCAAAATTGTTTTTTGTTCGCATTAATCTTGGATTTTAGTAGCTTTTCTCGATTTAGTTCTTGATTTGGATTCCGTTAGGTATGATAATGTGGCACTCCAAGATTGTGTCAAGTCatctcttgagttttttttttataattttcaatagtTTTTGGTATTTTCTAGATTTtagatatatacatttttaatttctAGGTGATGACGTGATACAATCTCATAGTATTACATCATCATACCATGATAGAATTCAAGTTCAGtgaccaaattgaaagaaaatttcCAAATTCCGAGACTAATATGGACCCAAAAAACAGTTTAAAGACCAAGTCAAAGAGCTAAATGTTACTTTATCCCTAAAAAGCccacttataaaaaattaaagaatacgAGGATTGATTCCATGATTAAACCTCAAGTTTAAATATAACAGTACCAAAGTAGTGTTGCTCAGCACTATATAGGAGACTTCACTTTTTTTCATTAAgtccaaagaaagaaaaagaaacatcgagaggaagagagagagagagaaatggaGAAGAAGGTGAAAGCTTTAAGTCATCTATACGTGACGGTGTTCTTGTCGGGTTTTGCGAGCTTTATAGTGGTTCCGGCCATAACCGACGTCACCATGTCCGCACTTTGCCCCGGCACCGATGAATGCTCCCTCGCCATTTACCTCTCTGGTTTCCAGCAAGCTGTACGTTTTCTTCTTCGTCTTCGTATttttttaacctaattttttaatttccccTTCAATTTCACACCTCAAATTTCTGCGAAATtgcagttttttttaaatatatgttttctGTGTTCATAAGTTTAATCTTCTTCCTCTCGGTAAAATTACAACGAAGATCCCTGTATTAGGAGTGAAATTGTATTTTGCCTTCTCAACTTAAAAATGggtaacttattctttttaaataggtaaattaatttttgtacattagatcaaattggttctttctattaaaatttagtctttacaCTAATTTTTAACAGCAAAAACAGGGCCAACTTACTTTCTAATctaaatacataaattaatttatccatttttatctCTTCCTCTCTTTTCTTAAAAGCATAAAAAAACTTCATTAAGGTTTAATCGTAAATTTTATCTctcaactttttgaaaattaagaaattaatccTTTTATATCTAATTTGGCATTATCGTTAAATTAATGATTATTCTTTTTCCAATTTTTGtgaagattaaattttaatagcaaaatttgatgaattttttacaaaaatagattaatttaatttttaatctaaagTATGTAAATTATTTTATCTATTCTTTTAGTAGAATAAGTAAAATACAATTTGAGTTTTAAGTAAAATACAATTTGAGTTTTAGTATAAGGGTTTCCATGGTATTTTTACCTCTTCCTCTCAATTATTAAAAGCATAAAAAAGAGATTAAGGTTTAATCGTGAATTTCATCTCTCAACTTTTGGAAAAGTAAGAAACTAATCCTtctattttaatttatctaattttggTATTATCGTTAAATTGCAGATAAATAAATCAGTAATTCAATAATTTATACGAAGCAAATTAGTTAAAAAATAACAGTTCTACACTAGTTTCTTAGTGTTGTAAAAGTATAagaaccaaattttaataaattaaaataaaatggttaatttttaaatttcttgtaaaattaagggatgaaattcaaaattagccAATGTTAATACATAATCTACGGTTATGCTCGAACATGTCAGGTCGTTGTACACGCCAAGTTCCCACCATAAATCTACGTGTCGCATTTCACTAGTACTAGTTTAAATTTAGCGCCCGGTTTCCCGGATATTTCCATAATCCAGGACaatgatttttcaatttttttctttttcttttatagatatattttatttaacttcatttattttttttaattattatgtgatacattgaaaatgaaattttattaactttataaattgaattaaaattttttaggtgtttcatttatttattatcttttaaaatataaattaaggatatacgagaaattgataattttttaaatttggtttgtgaaatttaaaaacaatattagttttatagataaaaatgacacaatttagtgaattaaataacaaatatttttaaaaattttatttataattattatttttaaaatattgcttTTCTTTTACTCAAATGGGCTTATGAattctaatatttaaaaattttcacttatgtaatattaaaattttatggattataaattataattcatattttaaaagaacgaaaataaataaattttatgtaatatttcctttcaaagtttttttttttaaattttattttataaaaaactcAGTTTCGTAAAGTAAATTCCAAtctctttaatttaatttgtgtgTTTAGCTAAATTCCAACctctttaaatttgttttatcaAACATTAGTTTTCATGGAATTATTGCTGAAGTTGTCCCTCGTAAACAAACAGATTCCCAATTTTGCAAGGTTCCATTTGGGAAAATTGAAATGTGAGTGCGACTTTTACATATGCAAACAGAGGCATGCATGCATCATTATCACCATCCAACAAAAACCTCTTTTGCTCACTCCACTAGTTCCTCCCTCACTATCATCCACACATGTAGTTaagtatatacatgtatttttcgTACTTTTAGTTTCATAAATTTACTACTTTTATAGATTTCAAAGTTCAAGTTCAATTGAtaacattattaaattttttttattaaattcgttGGTATGacgttttgaaaaaaaaaaactcacgtAGTAGCCTTATAACAAAAGAAATGACATTGGAAAGAATCTGAATTCAATAGAAGAAGTTTAACGCAAGTAGGGGTGAAGCTAGGAAATTGTTTTAGGGGGTAAAATTGAATTTCTTTTAGAGGGGATAAAGTGAAATTTACCATTATACTAAGGactagataaataattttttatttttgagggaCAAGGCCAAAGCTAGAAAATTTCTTAAGATGgaaaaaatgaattataaatttaGGAGGGATTAAACTGCAATTCTATCATTATTCtaacttgtatttttaaattcaaaaagaaaaaaaataaagacatgaattttttaaaataaaaataaaagaactaaatttcaaacatacaaaAAGTACAGGGACTTAGAACATATATTTAATGTTTGTTGCGTGACACTTGAGAAACATGGGAGCCATCCCAAAAGCTTAATCATTAGATACAAACAACTTGTGACAACTTTGCTAATAGGGACCATTTTCATGTCTTGTCATTTATTGTTCAgttcaatttaacaaattttggaGTTTCTTTCAAACTGAACCAATTAGTCTTTGATTTTGATAAGATTACCCTGCTCCACATTTGTGTGTTTGTCGGTAGATACAGTTTATTACAACATTCAAGTATAAATGTATGTGTCAAATTGTGACTTTGGTCCTTTTACTATGTTCTAACTTGGAATTTAGTGATTGCTTTTCTAAGTTTCTACATAATTTAGTCTCTttgtttttaagttaaaatatgatCCGAGTcttcatattatttatatatttggaaTTTGGTGAAGCTACTTGAGAGATCCCTGCATTATAGAGatttgatcaaattagtccctctataattaaatagatcaatttaatcAGTTTACTATACTGTAAATTGAAATAAGTTCAAATTGAAATTGAGTTAACATATACTGTAAATGAAATCATCTGCTTGTAACAAATTGAGTTAACATATACTGTAAATGAAATCATCTGCTTGTAACTGAACTacaatttaaaagaataattatcaagacattttttttatatattaaatgttaACTTGTTagaatttgaatttatttgatttttttttaattgtataagggctaaattgatccatttaatgaTAGAGGGATTGATTTGATCCAGTTCCTATGACACAGGGACCTACCAAAAACTTTAACCTTTGGAATTTAGTCTATCTACttttcaagtttaaaatttagtctttgtttttaagtttttgacataatttctcttttatttttattttatcattagtTTATACAATGTGTCAAtatgtgattttttttcttaaaaacgcATAATGTTgacaataaatttttaaaattggaaatggtaattttaagaaaaaaaatttaatggtgTTAATAATGACATTGGAAAAACAAAGTGCTCAAATTATGTCAATTAAAGTATGTAAAGATCAAAGCTTAATTTTGAATAAAGTAGAGGGATCAAAACAGCAATAAAACCAAATAGGTGTggaaaagatatgttttagaagaataaataatttactttaaaaatagaTATCATACACGTATATCTCTAGAAAAAAACAAGAGTGGTTTAATCAAAAGAATCTATTACCTCTATTAGAAAAACAACAAAtattaatagaattttttaatattttcatccaATCTCATCTGATAAAGATTGTATGAAACAGAGATATTATccatttttaatagttttatgccacatcattaatttcattttgaattttaaaattttcattttcatttgatttttttttcaaaataaaaatactgaaattcaagataaaaaaattaatgtgacataaaactattaaaaaatagataCAAATAACATACGTGACGCCCTTATTTCTTAAAGAAATCAATAATTTTTGTCGCCCACTAtctttatagaattttttttttctaaaatttcatttatttatttttcaaaatataataattgatAAATGTAGTATATCACACGTCACATAGAGAGCATGAAATAATTAAGCTCACAACACAACGTCCTTGTGAGCACATCCATGTTAATATTTGCTCTATAATGgcatcattaaaaaataataataaattaaaaatcactattctattttaataaaatataagaagAGTTGTGGTTTTAAGTTGGGTGAATAACTTGatatttaattttgagtttaattGAAATAGAATTGAAAAAAACTTGTCTCGACCCATTTCacttaattgttatttttatatgagACTCTAATGTGATGGGACACATGCAGGTGATAGGAGTTGGGACCGCTCTAATGATGCCACTTATTGGAAATTTGTCGGATCAATACGGAAGAAAATCACTCCTTACGTTGCCTATGACTTTGTCCATAATCCCTTTCGGTATGTATGCCACACATGAACACACATTTCATTGCTTTCATTGTCTCAATAGTAACCAATTGCTATTTCATCACcactttgtatatatatatatcatatttatGTATTGAATATGAATATTTAAAGTAAAAATGAACACTCTTGATAACCTAATGTTTCGTAAAGCATGCTTAGGTAGGTTGTGCATGTTCGTGCCATTTCTTTTGCTATAACCTTATGCTGCATACATTTTTAAGATATTACACTAGCACAAGTGGTTTAACGGGTGACATTAGAATTGTCATGTATAGTCTTATTTAATGATTCCACTCCTCATGATATAAGGTTAAATTCAACTCACATATTAAATTGAATCTACGATCGAGTTTATCTATAAAAGCCTACTACAGAGAAGAATCACATGCAAAAACCTCTGGAAAACCACCCCTCACCAAGATTAACGACTTTCCACACCTCTGTGGCAAGAGCTGCATTTGTCACAGTGACTCCATACTGTGTAAACAACCATTACAAGCCACCCACATCCTAGAAAATCTAAGCAAATCAAAGAATTTTtgactttccttttttttttaagacaaaagatttatatgttatgtaaatcgcattcaaattaagtcctttttttaatttttgaataaataaaaattttacatttttagtcctttaaaaaattaataacgtAATTTAGgtattttaatacaaaattttataattttatcccaCCCTTTTTAAATAAAACTTCTGATATCCCCCTTACCTTGCTCTATATATAAGCTTTCCGCACTTCTCTCCCATGAACTACACCCATCACAACAACTTTTCACACCCTTTACGATGTAAACTGTCACTACAAGACACCCACATCATTAAAAATCTAGCAAATCAAAGAGTTCTATTATTTTTAAGACAAAAAGATTGATGCGTTATGTAATATGTCTTATTTTTTCATGCAGCTGTATTGGCATGCAGTACAACAACCAATTATTTTTATGCCTATTACACACTCAGGACACTCACTGCCATGATCTCCGAAGGCAGCATTAACTGCCTTGCGCTTGCTTATCTGGTAATTAACCTCTAAATCATCATTAACTGCTTTGTAATTTTGGTACCAATGCACATATTCACAAGCTGTTTAATGATGAAAAGCCAAATATATAATATCTTTAACACGATTACGATGTATTGCAGGCAGACAACATATCCGATACCCAACGAGCATCTGCATTCGGTATTCTTGCAGGTATAAGCTCAGGTGCCTTTGTATTTGCAACACTCGCAGCTCGTTTCCTGTCCGCCGGTTCTACATTTCAGGTTGTTTTTTCCCTTTCTCTACAACCTCTAAACTTCACCTTTCCTCATTGTTGAATCTGAAATTTTCTTTTCAGGTTGCTACATTTGTATCAATGCTTGCAGTAGTTTACATGAGAATATTCCTCGAGGAAAGTATACCAGATCAAAACGACGGTATGACACAACCGATCTTGAAAGAAACCGAAGGTGTGATTCAAAAAGATGGCAATGTTGGTACAAGAAAGATGCCTGTATTCAAGACCATTCCGTCCTTGAAAGacattattcgcttgataaagaGCAGGTATCTGTTTTCGAGTGAACTCTTGAGATATTCTTTAAATTATATCAATGTCAGCAGAAAATGACCGATCAATGTTTGTAATTTCAGTCCATCATTTTCTCAAGCAGCAATTGTTGCTTTCTTCCAGAGTCTTGCAGAGGGTGGAATGATATGTTCGATAATGGTATATGCCCTTCGTTTTCGGTAATTTGTACCTAAGCTAACATTTCTTCTAAATAAAGACTCATATAGTTCGAAAATTCATGATCCTGCAGTACTATTTAAAGGCTCGTTTCCACTTTAACAAGAATCAGTTTGCTGATTTGATGTTAATTGCCGGAATTATATCGACCGTTTCACAGGTACGAACGTTGTCAATACATTTCGCATAACTATTTTCGATTCTTATATGTTTTGAATCGTATTTTTGCAGTTGTTTATCATGCCCTTATTGGTTTCTCCTATAGGAGATGGAAGGTTGCTTTCAATAGGACTCTTAGTTAGCTGTCTAAATGTaagagttgtttttttttttttcaatattttataacatTGTAGTCATTTCTTGGAAGACAAGCAACTAATGAAATTTTacctggttttttttttcttgcagTCCATTTTTAACAGCTTGGCCTGGTCAGCTTGGGTAATTTCAAAACCCGGAGTTTAACTTAATCGGATCATACAGTGGTTCCCATTCATCCGTATTTATACCTCGTTTACTTCGAATGATTCGATTTTTGCTGCAGGTTCCTTATGCAACTACTGCATTATCTATTGTAACGGTCTTTACAACACCATCTGTAAGTTTCTTTTTGCCATTTCATGGTGAAGCTTTTGTTCTATTACTTGAAAACAATGGCTATTGATTGAATCTTAATTATGAATCATACAGTTACGTAGCATCGTTTCGAAACAAGTCGGCACCACGGAACAGGTAATTGGATTGGATCTGTCCTGTTTCTGAATCCTTTTTCTTCATGCATGAACTTTTAACTGGTTTTTGTAAATCAGGGGAAAGCTCAAGGATGCATATCAGGTGTGACTTCCTTGGCCAACATCATTGCTCCATTAATATTTAGTCCTCTTACAGGTTTGTAAAGATTggtattttccaaaaaaattatagtttttttgggttaatataacttttagtcCCTGAACTAAACAATTAGATCCACTTTGGTATCAACTTAAGGAACCAGAATAGACCTAATTACCAAGTTTAGTACCAAAGCAGACCTAATCGCCAAATTCAAGGACTAAAAGTTTTATTAACCCTTCTTTTAACTGTTGAACCTCAATTAACCATTGAACATTTCCTTTATGTTCATCCA contains the following coding sequences:
- the LOC107908637 gene encoding hippocampus abundant transcript 1 protein is translated as MEKKVKALSHLYVTVFLSGFASFIVVPAITDVTMSALCPGTDECSLAIYLSGFQQAVIGVGTALMMPLIGNLSDQYGRKSLLTLPMTLSIIPFAVLACSTTTNYFYAYYTLRTLTAMISEGSINCLALAYLADNISDTQRASAFGILAGISSGAFVFATLAARFLSAGSTFQVATFVSMLAVVYMRIFLEESIPDQNDGMTQPILKETEGVIQKDGNVGTRKMPVFKTIPSLKDIIRLIKSSPSFSQAAIVAFFQSLAEGGMICSIMYYLKARFHFNKNQFADLMLIAGIISTVSQLFIMPLLVSPIGDGRLLSIGLLVSCLNSIFNSLAWSAWVPYATTALSIVTVFTTPSLRSIVSKQVGTTEQGKAQGCISGVTSLANIIAPLIFSPLTALFLSEEAPFHFPGFSILCIAITLMIAFIQSLTIGKTPSNSRDENCSNSMEV